One genomic window of Glycine soja cultivar W05 chromosome 9, ASM419377v2, whole genome shotgun sequence includes the following:
- the LOC114425044 gene encoding uncharacterized protein LOC114425044 isoform X4, with product MKKNKEKEKEKCVAVTSPVSGEDSDDKQRPAFPSVRFSSRNASSKYDFVKVKVWLGDNADHYYVLSRFLLSRMLTVTKIPNHVAIKIALELKKLLTDNSLLDVSQSDLEVNLFKLMERRGYGEEYINRYKMMTRFHHQRVPLVILVCGTACVGKSTIATQLAQRLNLPNVLQTDMVYELLRTSTDAPLASTPVWARDFSSSEELITEFCRECRVVRKGLAGDLKKAMKDGKPIIIEGIHLDPSIYLVDDDNKSPSGVHSENKEINPAFMTLDDNATAQIKDSHVGSSDESNGGSRILSSDEGVSADQVDAVSNSMASIGLAESIPEHKVASLRELETDKTTISKEKSGPKPIIVPIVLKMAEFDHKALLEEWISARTFNDKCPDLDNEKLIANLKTIQDYLCSFTSQGLTVVNVSATTFPQTLDWLHGYLLQCIEQGIEENVTPVAPA from the exons atgaagaaaaataaagagaaagagaaagagaagtgcGTGGCTGTGACAAGCCCTGTGAGTGGCGAAGACAGCGATGATAAGCAACGCCCTGCCTTTCCCTCGGTCAGATTCTCTTCCCGCAACGCTTCTTCCAAATACGATTTCGTCAAG gtgaaGGTGTGGTTGGGTGATAATGCGGATCACTACTACGTTCTCTCCAGATTTTTGCTCAGCAGAATGCTAACGGTAACCAAG ATTCCAAACCACGTAGCTATCAAAATTGCTCTCGAATTGAAGAAGCTGCTCACAGATAACAGCCTTCTAGATGT CTCTCAATCTGACTTGGAAGTCAACCTATTTAAG CTTATGGAGCGGCGGGGATATGGAGAAGAGTACATAAATCGTTACAAGATGATGACAAG atttcatcatcaaagagTTCCATTAGTAATCCTTGTTTGTGGAACTGCTTGTGTTGGGAAGTCTACTATTGCCACCCAGCTTGCACAGAGGCTAAATTTACCAAATGTATTACAG ACAGATATGGTTTATGAATTGTTGCGCACATCAACAGA TGCACCATTGGCATCAACTCCAGTATGGGCAAGAGACTTCAGTTCATCAGAGGAGTTAATAACTGAATTTTGCAGAGAATGCAGGGTTGTTCGCAAAG GTTTGGCCGGTGATCTGAAAAAGGCAATGAAAGATGGGAAGCCAATTATAATCGAG GGGATACATTTGGATCCAAGCATTTATTTAGTAGATGATGACAATAAATCACCTTCTGGTGTACATTcagaaaataaagagataaatCCAGCATTTATGACATTGGATGATAATGCTACTGCACAAATAAAAGACAGTCATGTGGGTAGCAGTGATGAGAGTAATGGTGGCTCCAGGATTTTGAGCTCTGATGAAGGAGTATCTGCGGACCAGGTTGATGCAGTATCAAATTCTATGGCATCCATTGGCCTAGCTGAAAGCATCCCTGAACATAAAG TTGCTTCTCTTAGGGAGCTGGAGACAGACAAAACTACTATTAGTAAGGAGAAGTCAGGTCCCAAACCAATAATTGTGCCTATTGTTTTGAAGATGGCTGAATTTGATCATAAG GCATTACTTGAGGAGTGGATCTCTGCTCGCACATTTAATGACAAATGTCCTGACCTG GATAATGAGAAGCTTATAGCCAACTTGAAAACCATACAGGATTATCTGTGCTCGTTCACATCACAG GGGTTGACTGTGGTCAATGTATCGGCAACAACATTTCCTCAAACATTGGATTGGCTGCATGGTTACCTTCTTCAG TGCATCGAGCAAGGTATTGAAGAAAATGTTACACCAGTAGCTCCAGCATAG
- the LOC114425340 gene encoding non-functional NADPH-dependent codeinone reductase 2-like, whose protein sequence is MRSNHVRLNCGITMPLIGLGTYSFPNDRKATELAVHNALEMGYRHFDTAKIYGSEPALGKALNEAICEGEIEREGIFLTSKLWGSDHHDPVSALKQTLENLGMEYLDMYLVHWPVKLKPWVNYPVPNEDDFEKLDLETTWAGMEKCLEMGLCRCIGVSNFSSKKIECLLDYASTPPAVNQVEMHPMWRQGRLRKTCGDQKIHVSAYSPLGGPGNAWGSTAVVHHSIIRSIAFKHKATPAQVALKWGLSKGSSVIVKSFDQERMKENMGSFDLRLDNEDILEIEKLEEMKIMRGEFHVNETTSPYRTIEELWDDEI, encoded by the exons ATGAGGAGCAATCATGTGCGTTTGAACTGCGGCATTACAATGCCTCTTATTGGATTAGGCACTTATTCCTTCCCAAATGATAGGAAGGCAACAGAACTTGCCGTCCACAATGCCCTTGag ATGGGTTATAGGCATTTTGACACAGCAAAAATATATGGTTCTGAGCCAGCACTGGGCAAAGCCTTAAATGAAGCAATCTGCGAGGGAGAAATAGAGAGAGAAGGCATTTTCTTAACATCCAAACTGTGGGGGAGTGATCACCATGATCCTGTTTCTGCATTGAAACAAACTCTTGA GAATCTGGGCATGGAGTACCTAGACATGTACCTAGTGCATTGGCCTGTCAAGTTGAAGCCATGGGTTAACTACCCTGTACCTAATGAAGATGACTTTGAAAAGTTGGACCTTGAGACCACATGGGCAGGGATGGAGAAATGCCTAGAAATGGGGTTATGTAGGTGCATTGGGGTTAGCAATTTCTCTAGCAAGAAGATTGAGTGCCTATTGGATTATGCTTCTACACCTCCAGCTGTAAATCAG GTGGAAATGCATCCCATGTGGAGGCAAGGAAGGCTGAGAAAGACATGTGGGGACCAAAAGATCCATGTAAGTGCTTATTCGCCACTTGGTGGGCCAGGGAATGCATGGGGATCAACAGCTGTGGTTCATCACTCTATAATCCGATCGATTGCCTTCAAACACAAAGCAACTCCAGCACAG GTTGCATTGAAATGGGGACTATCAAAGGGCTCAAGTGTGATTGTGAAAAGCTTCGATCAAGAAAGAATGAAGGAAAATATGGGATCGTTTGATCTGAGATTGGATAACGAAGATATATTGGAGATTGAGAAATTGGAGGAAATGAAGATTATGAGGGGAGAATTTCACGTTAATGAAACCACAAGTCCCTACAGAACAATCGAAGAACTTTGGGATGATGAAATTTGA
- the LOC114425044 gene encoding uncharacterized protein LOC114425044 isoform X3, whose protein sequence is MKKNKEKEKEKCVAVTSPVSGEDSDDKQRPAFPSVRFSSRNASSKYDFVKVKVWLGDNADHYYVLSRFLLSRMLTVTKIPNHVAIKIALELKKLLTDNSLLDVSQSDLEVNLFKLMERRGYGEEYINRYKMMTRFHHQRVPLVILVCGTACVGKSTIATQLAQRLNLPNVLQTDMVYELLRTSTDAPLASTPVWARDFSSSEELITEFCRECRVVRKGLAGDLKKAMKDGKPIIIEGIHLDPSIYLVDDDNKSPSGVHSENKEINPAFMTLDDNATAQIKDSHVGSSDESNGGSRILSSDEGVSADQVDAVSNSMASIGLAESIPEHKVCLAVASLRELETDKTTISKEKSGPKPIIVPIVLKMAEFDHKALLEEWISARTFNDKCPDLDNEKLIANLKTIQDYLCSFTSQGLTVVNVSATTFPQTLDWLHGYLLQCIEQGIEENVTPVAPA, encoded by the exons atgaagaaaaataaagagaaagagaaagagaagtgcGTGGCTGTGACAAGCCCTGTGAGTGGCGAAGACAGCGATGATAAGCAACGCCCTGCCTTTCCCTCGGTCAGATTCTCTTCCCGCAACGCTTCTTCCAAATACGATTTCGTCAAG gtgaaGGTGTGGTTGGGTGATAATGCGGATCACTACTACGTTCTCTCCAGATTTTTGCTCAGCAGAATGCTAACGGTAACCAAG ATTCCAAACCACGTAGCTATCAAAATTGCTCTCGAATTGAAGAAGCTGCTCACAGATAACAGCCTTCTAGATGT CTCTCAATCTGACTTGGAAGTCAACCTATTTAAG CTTATGGAGCGGCGGGGATATGGAGAAGAGTACATAAATCGTTACAAGATGATGACAAG atttcatcatcaaagagTTCCATTAGTAATCCTTGTTTGTGGAACTGCTTGTGTTGGGAAGTCTACTATTGCCACCCAGCTTGCACAGAGGCTAAATTTACCAAATGTATTACAG ACAGATATGGTTTATGAATTGTTGCGCACATCAACAGA TGCACCATTGGCATCAACTCCAGTATGGGCAAGAGACTTCAGTTCATCAGAGGAGTTAATAACTGAATTTTGCAGAGAATGCAGGGTTGTTCGCAAAG GTTTGGCCGGTGATCTGAAAAAGGCAATGAAAGATGGGAAGCCAATTATAATCGAG GGGATACATTTGGATCCAAGCATTTATTTAGTAGATGATGACAATAAATCACCTTCTGGTGTACATTcagaaaataaagagataaatCCAGCATTTATGACATTGGATGATAATGCTACTGCACAAATAAAAGACAGTCATGTGGGTAGCAGTGATGAGAGTAATGGTGGCTCCAGGATTTTGAGCTCTGATGAAGGAGTATCTGCGGACCAGGTTGATGCAGTATCAAATTCTATGGCATCCATTGGCCTAGCTGAAAGCATCCCTGAACATAAAG tttgtctTGCAGTTGCTTCTCTTAGGGAGCTGGAGACAGACAAAACTACTATTAGTAAGGAGAAGTCAGGTCCCAAACCAATAATTGTGCCTATTGTTTTGAAGATGGCTGAATTTGATCATAAG GCATTACTTGAGGAGTGGATCTCTGCTCGCACATTTAATGACAAATGTCCTGACCTG GATAATGAGAAGCTTATAGCCAACTTGAAAACCATACAGGATTATCTGTGCTCGTTCACATCACAG GGGTTGACTGTGGTCAATGTATCGGCAACAACATTTCCTCAAACATTGGATTGGCTGCATGGTTACCTTCTTCAG TGCATCGAGCAAGGTATTGAAGAAAATGTTACACCAGTAGCTCCAGCATAG
- the LOC114366937 gene encoding F-box protein At5g07670-like: MSFRWENENPNPNSPLKKRWSLNQMVMAMKLQSLSCSPGITDKSNPILSPFPLPITDRTLLLSDELLLKIIALVSDSSTQRNSNSLVCKRWLNLQGRLVRSLRISDWNFLLSGRLIHRFPNLNHVDLLSAALISPKYSDVLLTNRVISMHLSSDSFPYWCFCEDNMLPFQVIDNGLTSLAAGCPNLRRLHVIGATEIGLLTVAEECSTLQVLELQRCSDNILRGIAACGNLQILKLVGHVDGFYNSVVSDIGLTILAQGCKRLVKLELSGCEGSFDGIKAIGKCCQMLEELTFSDHRMGDGWLAAISFCENLKTLRFQSCKRIDPNPGMEEYLGCCPALDRLHLQKCQLRDKKSVAALFSVCRVVREIVIQDCWGLDNSIFSFAMICRRVKLLYVEGCSLLTTEGLECVIHSWKELQSLRVVTCKNIKDSEISPALATLFTTLKELRWSPDTKSLLPSGVMGKKGDKFFKRAR; encoded by the exons ATGTCGTTTCGGTGGGAGAACGagaaccctaaccctaactctcCCTTGAAGAAACGTTGGTCCCTAAACCAAATGGTAATGGCGATGAAGCTCCAGTCCCTCTCTTGTTCTCCTGGCATCACCGACAAAAGCAACCCTATTCTCTCCCCATTCCCACTTCCTATCACCGATCGAACCCTTCTCTTATCTGACGAGCTTCTCCTCAAAATCATTGCATTAGTCTCCGATTCCTCCACTCAGCGAAACTCCAACTCTCTGGTCTGCAAGCGCTGGCTCAACCTCCAAGGCCGCCTCGTCCGCTCCCTCAGAATCTCCGACTGGAACTTCCTCCTCTCCGGCAGACTCATCCACCGCTTCCCCAATCTCAACCACGTCGACCTGCTCTCCGCCGCCTTAATTTCCCCCAAATATTCCGACGTTCTCTTAACAAACCGAGTCATATCCATGCATCTTAGTTCAGACTCTTTCCCTTATTGGTGCTTCTGCGAGGACAACATGCTCCCCTTCCAAGTCATCGACAACGGCCTCACCTCCCTCGCCGCCGGCTGCCCTAATCTGCGCCGCCTCCATGTCATCGGCGCCACCGAGATCGGCCTCCTCACCGTTGCCGAGGAGTGCTCCACTTTGCAGGTACTCGAACTGCAGCGCTGCAGCGACAACATTCTCCGCGGGATCGCCGCGTGTGGGAATCTGCAGATTCTGAAGCTCGTTGGGCACGTTGATGGGTTCTACAATTCGGTGGTGTCTGATATTGGGTTGACTATTCTTGCTCAGGGGTGCAAGAGGCTCGTAAAGCTGGAGCTTAGTGGCTGTGAAGGGAGCTTTGATGGGATTAAGGCTATTGGGAAGTGTTGCCAAATGCTGGAGGAGTTGACCTTCTCTGATCATAGGATGGGTGATGGGTGGCTCGCTGCGATTTCGTTCTGCGAGAATTTGAAGACTTTGAGGTTTCAGTCTTGCAAGAGGATTGATCCCAATCCGGGTATGGAGGAGTATTTGGGCTGTTGCCCCGCGCTTGACCGATTGCATTTGCAGAAATGTCAGTTGCGGGATAAGAAGAGCGTTGCCGCTTTGTTTTCTGTGTGTAGGGTTGTTAGGGAGATTGTTATTCAGGACTGCTGGGGATTGGATAATAGCATCTTCAGTTTTGCAATGATTTGCAG GCGGGTAAAGTTGTTATACGTAGAAGGGTGCTCATTGCTAACAACAGAAGGTttggagtgtgtgattcattcGTGGAAGGAGCTTCAGAGCCTCAGAGTAGTGACATGTAAGAATATAAAGGACAGTGAGATCTCTCCTGCGCTTGCAACCTTGTTTACCACTCTCAAGGAGTTGAGATGGAGCCCAGATACCAAATCACTTCTTCCATCCGGTGTTATGGGAAAGAAAGgtgataaatttttcaaaagggCACGATAA
- the LOC114425044 gene encoding uncharacterized protein LOC114425044 isoform X1, which yields MKKNKEKEKEKCVAVTSPVSGEDSDDKQRPAFPSVRFSSRNASSKYDFVKVKVWLGDNADHYYVLSRFLLSRMLTVTKIPNHVAIKIALELKKLLTDNSLLDVSQSDLEVNLFKLMERRGYGEEYINRYKMMTRFHHQRVPLVILVCGTACVGKSTIATQLAQRLNLPNVLQTDMVYELLRTSTDAPLASTPVWARDFSSSEELITEFCRECRVVRKGLAGDLKKAMKDGKPIIIEGIHLDPSIYLVDDDNKSPSGVHSENKEINPAFMTLDDNATAQIKDSHVGSSDESNGGSRILSSDEGVSADQVDAVSNSMASIGLAESIPEHKVCLAVASLRELETDKTTISKEKSGPKPIIVPIVLKMAEFDHKALLEEWISARTFNDKCPDLDNEKLIANLKTIQDYLCSFTSQGLTVVNVSATTFPQTLDWLHGYLLQHARIEKLCIEQGIEENVTPVAPA from the exons atgaagaaaaataaagagaaagagaaagagaagtgcGTGGCTGTGACAAGCCCTGTGAGTGGCGAAGACAGCGATGATAAGCAACGCCCTGCCTTTCCCTCGGTCAGATTCTCTTCCCGCAACGCTTCTTCCAAATACGATTTCGTCAAG gtgaaGGTGTGGTTGGGTGATAATGCGGATCACTACTACGTTCTCTCCAGATTTTTGCTCAGCAGAATGCTAACGGTAACCAAG ATTCCAAACCACGTAGCTATCAAAATTGCTCTCGAATTGAAGAAGCTGCTCACAGATAACAGCCTTCTAGATGT CTCTCAATCTGACTTGGAAGTCAACCTATTTAAG CTTATGGAGCGGCGGGGATATGGAGAAGAGTACATAAATCGTTACAAGATGATGACAAG atttcatcatcaaagagTTCCATTAGTAATCCTTGTTTGTGGAACTGCTTGTGTTGGGAAGTCTACTATTGCCACCCAGCTTGCACAGAGGCTAAATTTACCAAATGTATTACAG ACAGATATGGTTTATGAATTGTTGCGCACATCAACAGA TGCACCATTGGCATCAACTCCAGTATGGGCAAGAGACTTCAGTTCATCAGAGGAGTTAATAACTGAATTTTGCAGAGAATGCAGGGTTGTTCGCAAAG GTTTGGCCGGTGATCTGAAAAAGGCAATGAAAGATGGGAAGCCAATTATAATCGAG GGGATACATTTGGATCCAAGCATTTATTTAGTAGATGATGACAATAAATCACCTTCTGGTGTACATTcagaaaataaagagataaatCCAGCATTTATGACATTGGATGATAATGCTACTGCACAAATAAAAGACAGTCATGTGGGTAGCAGTGATGAGAGTAATGGTGGCTCCAGGATTTTGAGCTCTGATGAAGGAGTATCTGCGGACCAGGTTGATGCAGTATCAAATTCTATGGCATCCATTGGCCTAGCTGAAAGCATCCCTGAACATAAAG tttgtctTGCAGTTGCTTCTCTTAGGGAGCTGGAGACAGACAAAACTACTATTAGTAAGGAGAAGTCAGGTCCCAAACCAATAATTGTGCCTATTGTTTTGAAGATGGCTGAATTTGATCATAAG GCATTACTTGAGGAGTGGATCTCTGCTCGCACATTTAATGACAAATGTCCTGACCTG GATAATGAGAAGCTTATAGCCAACTTGAAAACCATACAGGATTATCTGTGCTCGTTCACATCACAG GGGTTGACTGTGGTCAATGTATCGGCAACAACATTTCCTCAAACATTGGATTGGCTGCATGGTTACCTTCTTCAG CATGCAAGGATTGAAAAGCTA TGCATCGAGCAAGGTATTGAAGAAAATGTTACACCAGTAGCTCCAGCATAG
- the LOC114425044 gene encoding uncharacterized protein LOC114425044 isoform X2 produces MKKNKEKEKEKCVAVTSPVSGEDSDDKQRPAFPSVRFSSRNASSKYDFVKVKVWLGDNADHYYVLSRFLLSRMLTVTKIPNHVAIKIALELKKLLTDNSLLDVSQSDLEVNLFKLMERRGYGEEYINRYKMMTRFHHQRVPLVILVCGTACVGKSTIATQLAQRLNLPNVLQTDMVYELLRTSTDAPLASTPVWARDFSSSEELITEFCRECRVVRKGLAGDLKKAMKDGKPIIIEGIHLDPSIYLVDDDNKSPSGVHSENKEINPAFMTLDDNATAQIKDSHVGSSDESNGGSRILSSDEGVSADQVDAVSNSMASIGLAESIPEHKVASLRELETDKTTISKEKSGPKPIIVPIVLKMAEFDHKALLEEWISARTFNDKCPDLDNEKLIANLKTIQDYLCSFTSQGLTVVNVSATTFPQTLDWLHGYLLQHARIEKLCIEQGIEENVTPVAPA; encoded by the exons atgaagaaaaataaagagaaagagaaagagaagtgcGTGGCTGTGACAAGCCCTGTGAGTGGCGAAGACAGCGATGATAAGCAACGCCCTGCCTTTCCCTCGGTCAGATTCTCTTCCCGCAACGCTTCTTCCAAATACGATTTCGTCAAG gtgaaGGTGTGGTTGGGTGATAATGCGGATCACTACTACGTTCTCTCCAGATTTTTGCTCAGCAGAATGCTAACGGTAACCAAG ATTCCAAACCACGTAGCTATCAAAATTGCTCTCGAATTGAAGAAGCTGCTCACAGATAACAGCCTTCTAGATGT CTCTCAATCTGACTTGGAAGTCAACCTATTTAAG CTTATGGAGCGGCGGGGATATGGAGAAGAGTACATAAATCGTTACAAGATGATGACAAG atttcatcatcaaagagTTCCATTAGTAATCCTTGTTTGTGGAACTGCTTGTGTTGGGAAGTCTACTATTGCCACCCAGCTTGCACAGAGGCTAAATTTACCAAATGTATTACAG ACAGATATGGTTTATGAATTGTTGCGCACATCAACAGA TGCACCATTGGCATCAACTCCAGTATGGGCAAGAGACTTCAGTTCATCAGAGGAGTTAATAACTGAATTTTGCAGAGAATGCAGGGTTGTTCGCAAAG GTTTGGCCGGTGATCTGAAAAAGGCAATGAAAGATGGGAAGCCAATTATAATCGAG GGGATACATTTGGATCCAAGCATTTATTTAGTAGATGATGACAATAAATCACCTTCTGGTGTACATTcagaaaataaagagataaatCCAGCATTTATGACATTGGATGATAATGCTACTGCACAAATAAAAGACAGTCATGTGGGTAGCAGTGATGAGAGTAATGGTGGCTCCAGGATTTTGAGCTCTGATGAAGGAGTATCTGCGGACCAGGTTGATGCAGTATCAAATTCTATGGCATCCATTGGCCTAGCTGAAAGCATCCCTGAACATAAAG TTGCTTCTCTTAGGGAGCTGGAGACAGACAAAACTACTATTAGTAAGGAGAAGTCAGGTCCCAAACCAATAATTGTGCCTATTGTTTTGAAGATGGCTGAATTTGATCATAAG GCATTACTTGAGGAGTGGATCTCTGCTCGCACATTTAATGACAAATGTCCTGACCTG GATAATGAGAAGCTTATAGCCAACTTGAAAACCATACAGGATTATCTGTGCTCGTTCACATCACAG GGGTTGACTGTGGTCAATGTATCGGCAACAACATTTCCTCAAACATTGGATTGGCTGCATGGTTACCTTCTTCAG CATGCAAGGATTGAAAAGCTA TGCATCGAGCAAGGTATTGAAGAAAATGTTACACCAGTAGCTCCAGCATAG